In a single window of the Olivibacter sp. SDN3 genome:
- a CDS encoding helix-turn-helix domain-containing protein, whose translation MKKQNSKLSDACKLQIQGVKDTQDLLSGKWKTAIVAALYVNGKFRFMDLGRHIEGIASKVLSKELKDLEMNQLVKRTVLDTMPITVEYELTVQGKSLNKIIYAMAEWGIEYRKSILKK comes from the coding sequence ATGAAAAAGCAAAATTCAAAACTTTCAGATGCTTGTAAGCTGCAAATTCAAGGTGTTAAAGACACACAGGATTTGTTGAGTGGCAAGTGGAAAACAGCCATTGTAGCTGCACTTTACGTAAATGGGAAATTCAGATTTATGGATTTAGGCCGGCATATAGAAGGCATTGCATCAAAGGTATTGTCAAAAGAGTTAAAAGATCTGGAAATGAATCAGCTTGTCAAACGAACGGTTTTGGATACCATGCCTATTACTGTCGAATATGAACTTACCGTACAAGGCAAAAGCCTGAATAAAATCATCTATGCAATGGCTGAATGGGGAATTGAATACAGAAAGTCAATACTGAAAAAGTAA